Proteins from a genomic interval of Pseudomonas anuradhapurensis:
- a CDS encoding polyamine ABC transporter substrate-binding protein gives MRTHLLAPLMLAASVASAAETVKIYNWSSYVAPDTLKNFQQASGIVPTYDVYDSNETLDGKLMTGNSGYDVVFPSNHFMARQIQGKALKRLDKAQLPGWHNLNPVLLKALEVNDPGNQYGFPYLWGSTGIGYNIDKVKAVLGDNAPVGSWDLIFKPEYMSKLKSCGVAVLDNGPELLPIALHYLGLPHHSQDPADYDKAKALLMQVRPYISYFHSSKYTGDLANGDICVVVGFSGDVLQAKNRAEEANNGVKVGYSIPREGAPMWFDMVAMPADAPDEKAAYAYMNYLLQPEVMANISNHVQYANGNREADALVNPALKSNTMIYPSDDVMGKLYALQAMPAKIDRIRTRIWTSIKAGN, from the coding sequence ATGCGCACGCACCTTCTCGCCCCCCTGATGCTGGCTGCCAGCGTGGCCAGCGCCGCCGAAACGGTGAAGATCTACAACTGGTCCAGCTATGTTGCCCCCGACACGCTGAAGAACTTCCAGCAGGCCAGTGGCATCGTACCCACCTACGACGTGTACGACAGCAACGAAACCCTCGATGGCAAGTTGATGACCGGCAACTCCGGCTACGACGTGGTGTTCCCTTCCAACCACTTCATGGCCCGGCAGATCCAGGGCAAGGCCCTCAAGCGCCTGGACAAGGCGCAACTGCCCGGCTGGCACAACCTCAACCCGGTGCTGCTGAAGGCACTGGAAGTCAACGACCCGGGCAACCAGTACGGCTTCCCCTACCTGTGGGGCAGTACCGGCATCGGCTACAACATCGACAAGGTCAAGGCCGTGCTTGGCGACAATGCGCCGGTGGGTTCCTGGGACCTGATCTTCAAGCCCGAATACATGAGCAAGCTGAAAAGCTGCGGCGTCGCGGTGCTGGACAACGGCCCCGAACTGCTGCCGATCGCCCTGCACTACCTCGGCCTGCCGCACCACAGCCAGGACCCGGCGGATTACGACAAGGCCAAGGCGCTGCTGATGCAGGTGCGCCCGTACATCAGCTACTTCCACTCCTCGAAGTACACCGGTGACCTGGCCAATGGCGACATCTGCGTGGTGGTGGGCTTCTCGGGGGATGTACTGCAGGCGAAGAACCGTGCCGAAGAAGCGAACAACGGGGTGAAAGTGGGCTACTCGATCCCCAGGGAAGGTGCGCCGATGTGGTTCGACATGGTCGCCATGCCAGCCGATGCACCGGACGAGAAGGCTGCGTATGCCTACATGAACTACCTGCTGCAGCCAGAGGTGATGGCCAACATCAGCAATCACGTGCAGTACGCCAACGGCAACCGCGAGGCGGACGCACTGGTGAACCCGGCGCTGAAGAGCAACACGATGATCTACCCGAGCGACGACGTGATGGGCAAGTTGTATGCGCTGCAAGCGATGCCGGCCAAGATCGACCGTATCCGGACGCGGATCTGGACCAGTATCAAGGCAGGGAATTGA
- a CDS encoding cupin domain-containing protein, whose translation MSITQFKNTDIAVLDSSSPVAVPLGDPVAVTSVTCVARNDGVETGIWECSPGRWRRQIVQQEFCHFIKGRCTFTPDDGEPLHIEAGDALMLPANSTGTWDIQETVRKTYVLIF comes from the coding sequence ATGAGCATCACCCAGTTCAAGAACACCGACATCGCCGTGCTCGACAGTTCCAGCCCGGTCGCGGTCCCCCTCGGCGACCCCGTGGCAGTGACCTCGGTCACCTGTGTGGCTCGCAACGACGGCGTCGAGACCGGCATCTGGGAGTGCTCCCCCGGGCGCTGGCGTCGGCAGATCGTGCAGCAGGAGTTCTGCCATTTCATCAAGGGCCGCTGCACCTTCACCCCCGACGACGGCGAGCCGCTGCATATAGAAGCCGGAGACGCACTGATGCTACCGGCCAACAGCACCGGCACCTGGGACATCCAGGAGACGGTGCGCAAGACCTACGTCCTTATCTTCTGA